AAAGCTGTAGCCCGAATTCGGCATCGAAGGAAAGTCAATTGGCTCAATCGGCCGCGGGCATATTGTAGGGCGTGACGATTTCGACTGTTGAAAGCGAGGGCGTAACCGCGCGCGGCAAGGCGGTCGCCCGGCTCATGATAGCCCGGAAGGCCGAACGCGCATCGGTTCTGAGATCATGATGCAGCACGAAGCCGATCCGACGCGCCGCAAGCAGGGCGCGATTATCGGCATCGAGGTCATGAGCGACGAAAACGCGCACGGGACGTTTGGCCATGTCGAAGGCCGCAAGCACCGCCCGGTTACCGCCGCCGATCGAATAGACGGCGTTGATGGCAGGGTCGACAGCAAGCGCTGCCGCGGCAAGCGTTCCCGTCGCAGCATCGGTGCCGTGGCCCTCGCTGATCTCGGTAATGCCGATATCGGGATAGCGGGCGCGGATGACGCGGCGAAAGCCGATTTCGCGCTCCTCCTCGCCGCGGAACCGTCCGCTCGACAGCGTTACCAGCACTTTGCCGCCATCACTGCCGAGGAATTCGCCGATCAGATAGGCGGCAGTCTCTCCCGCTGCCCGGTTGTCGGCGCCGGCATAGGCGATGCGGGCCGAATTCGGCAGATCGGTCACCAGCGTCACGACGGGAATGCCGGCCGCGTCCGCCCTGGCAACGGCGGCCGCCACCTCGGCGACGTCAGGCGCCTTGAGCACGATACCGTGCGTGCCGCGCAATCGGATGCGATCGAGAAGCTGCACCAGTTCGGCCGGCTTCATCACCTCGGCAAAATGGAAGCGGCAGCGGAAAACGCCCGGCAGGAAGGTCGCCATCTCCGCCTCGAAGGCGGCCCGCACCGCATCGCTGAAACGCTGCGGCGTCTCCATGACAATATCGATCGCCAGCATGCGGCCGCTGCCCATCGTCCCGGCCTGCTGCTTCTCCAGCTCCGCGA
This Rhizobium brockwellii DNA region includes the following protein-coding sequences:
- a CDS encoding LacI family DNA-binding transcriptional regulator; the protein is MAHLFLVKDIAFQAGLSTATVDRVLNGRPGVRRQTEMRVKAAIAELEKQQAGTMGSGRMLAIDIVMETPQRFSDAVRAAFEAEMATFLPGVFRCRFHFAEVMKPAELVQLLDRIRLRGTHGIVLKAPDVAEVAAAVARADAAGIPVVTLVTDLPNSARIAYAGADNRAAGETAAYLIGEFLGSDGGKVLVTLSSGRFRGEEEREIGFRRVIRARYPDIGITEISEGHGTDAATGTLAAAALAVDPAINAVYSIGGGNRAVLAAFDMAKRPVRVFVAHDLDADNRALLAARRIGFVLHHDLRTDARSAFRAIMSRATALPRAVTPSLSTVEIVTPYNMPAAD